The proteins below come from a single uncultured Dethiosulfovibrio sp. genomic window:
- the mazG gene encoding nucleoside triphosphate pyrophosphohydrolase, producing MDSGLLFSKLEEIMTRLRAPGGCPWDRKQTYSSLRSNIIEEAYELVEAIDEANLDGMAEEAGDLLLQVVFIGVIAQERGDFALSDIVESISSKLIRRHPHVFGDLSVNDSDQVLRNWERIKTEEKESKGISKAVLSGVPKALPPLIKAFRIQQKAAGVGFDWAKGDQEPVFDKISEEIEEVREAMASGDKDGLVGEIGDLLFSVVNLARRMEIDPHLALERTNNSFMERFGFIERSIEAQDKSWDQMSLDDLDGLWDEAKKHNAHTKSV from the coding sequence ATGGATAGTGGACTTCTTTTTTCAAAGCTAGAGGAAATAATGACTCGCCTCAGGGCCCCAGGAGGTTGTCCTTGGGACAGAAAACAGACCTATAGCAGCCTTCGCTCCAACATCATAGAGGAAGCCTACGAACTGGTAGAGGCCATAGACGAAGCTAACCTGGACGGTATGGCCGAAGAGGCCGGAGACCTACTGCTTCAGGTCGTCTTTATAGGGGTTATCGCCCAGGAAAGAGGGGACTTTGCCCTGTCCGACATAGTGGAATCCATATCCTCTAAGCTAATACGCCGCCACCCTCACGTTTTTGGAGATCTTTCCGTCAACGACAGCGACCAGGTTCTCAGAAACTGGGAACGGATAAAAACGGAGGAAAAGGAGAGCAAGGGAATATCAAAAGCGGTTCTCTCCGGGGTCCCGAAAGCCCTTCCTCCCCTCATAAAGGCCTTTCGGATTCAGCAAAAGGCGGCAGGAGTCGGTTTTGACTGGGCAAAGGGAGATCAGGAGCCTGTTTTTGATAAAATATCCGAGGAGATAGAGGAGGTCCGAGAGGCTATGGCCAGTGGAGATAAAGATGGCCTAGTCGGTGAGATAGGGGATCTGCTTTTTTCCGTCGTAAACCTCGCGAGAAGGATGGAGATCGATCCCCATCTGGCTCTGGAGAGGACTAATAACTCCTTTATGGAAAGGTTCGGTTTTATAGAGCGGTCCATCGAAGCTCAGGACAAGAGTTGGGATCAGATGTCTTTAGACGATCTGGACGGCCTTTGGGATGAAGCTAAAAAGCATAATGCGCACACAAAATCGGTATGA
- a CDS encoding DEAD/DEAH box helicase, whose amino-acid sequence MRKVFLPFPGAVRPWVCSRETGAIVLLPDERQVSQFISDGKAILPDVNFMLLPEIPLEKRSIEDISYPSSRGYIFSRWIEEGGVMVSTPGGLVAPLTEPGEGIKLKVGERFGRDRFISWLEEQGFCRSDLVWKAGDYAVRGGIVDCFDPSSRMAVRLSFFDDEVEEMRLFSTGDQRTRYSTEEWTFRSVRSGESRPKFPLSSARLIVFDPPRCRSCFDGFRWLWNEISSTHLSEDRWDRWLESASSLVFFETMKGPGQEELNISEPPRFRGNLSVFREQLSLWKKKGFEVLARSATGPPSELKEVSWDNRPVSSGFVDWDKKVVLLSDVELFGLHSAAVSEKEVIPSELDLFLEEGAWMVHKDHGLCRYSGTEVVKTKFGSQELLVLSFHRSQRLMLPVTSMDKISLYGGEIRDDLSPDVLGSSRWKNALIKAEKRIEEEASELLEIYAKRRLSSGKAFPVDDDMMAQFESMFPHVETRDQMAAIVDVKRDMESNFPMDRLIVGDVGYGKTEVALRAAFKAVIGGSQVLVVVPTTVLAQQHYRLFLGRMAPFGVNVEQLSRFLSPRKQEEIVKRLSEGKVDVVIGTHRLLQKDISVPKLGLVVVDEEHRFGTAHKERLKKIRSSVDFLALSATPIPRSLSMSLRGLRDISTIETPPINRPPVITVTGVWEDSLVQKAIARELNRGGQVYLLHNRVESIGERAGWIKARFPDFNVEIAHGQMDGKLEDVMMAFYEGQVDILVCTTIIESGLDVGRANTLIVDDSRSLGLAQMHQLRGRIGRREERGYVFFLYPSNLPLPYRTGERLDAIGRLSYQGAGYDIARQDLLIRGAGDMLGFSQHGHRDRIGTDLYYKKLRDKIDSLKGRARTEVSMDIRIPLMIPSDYIPQNTVRMAMYRRMFSVQSVQDALNLKGELADRFGPPPDEALCLIYLALLKTEGGNQGIIHVMVDDKKTSCRLMGKEDRWIGPGGTKGIALLFRRIKEWCDG is encoded by the coding sequence ATGAGAAAGGTCTTTCTGCCTTTTCCCGGAGCCGTTCGTCCCTGGGTTTGCTCGAGGGAGACTGGGGCTATCGTCCTATTGCCCGACGAACGACAGGTTAGCCAGTTTATCTCCGACGGCAAGGCTATCCTTCCTGACGTCAATTTTATGCTCCTCCCGGAGATACCTTTGGAAAAGCGGTCTATAGAGGATATATCCTACCCATCCTCAAGGGGGTATATATTCTCCCGATGGATCGAAGAGGGAGGGGTGATGGTATCCACGCCTGGAGGTCTTGTTGCCCCTCTAACGGAGCCCGGAGAGGGAATTAAACTTAAAGTAGGCGAACGGTTTGGAAGGGATAGATTTATCTCCTGGCTGGAAGAACAGGGCTTTTGTCGATCCGATCTGGTCTGGAAGGCGGGAGATTATGCGGTACGGGGAGGGATTGTGGATTGTTTCGACCCTTCTTCAAGGATGGCTGTTAGGCTGTCGTTTTTCGACGATGAAGTGGAGGAAATGAGGCTTTTCTCCACAGGGGATCAGAGAACCAGGTATTCCACCGAAGAATGGACCTTTCGCTCCGTCAGAAGCGGAGAAAGCAGACCTAAGTTCCCCCTGTCCTCCGCCAGACTGATTGTATTCGATCCCCCTAGGTGTCGTTCCTGCTTTGACGGATTTCGATGGCTATGGAACGAGATTTCAAGCACCCATCTGTCGGAGGACAGATGGGATCGTTGGCTGGAGTCCGCCTCGTCTTTGGTGTTTTTTGAGACGATGAAAGGGCCAGGCCAGGAGGAGCTAAATATATCCGAGCCTCCAAGGTTTAGGGGGAACCTGTCGGTTTTTAGGGAGCAGCTTTCCCTCTGGAAAAAGAAGGGTTTTGAGGTCCTGGCTAGATCGGCTACCGGACCTCCTTCAGAACTAAAGGAGGTCAGCTGGGATAACCGCCCTGTCTCCTCCGGTTTCGTCGATTGGGATAAAAAAGTCGTCCTTCTGTCGGACGTAGAGCTATTTGGCCTCCATTCAGCGGCAGTTTCGGAGAAAGAGGTAATTCCCTCGGAGCTGGACCTTTTTCTGGAGGAAGGGGCATGGATGGTGCATAAAGACCATGGCCTCTGTAGATACTCAGGCACCGAGGTAGTCAAGACAAAGTTTGGCTCTCAGGAACTGCTGGTGCTCTCGTTTCACCGCTCTCAGAGGCTGATGCTCCCTGTGACCTCTATGGATAAAATCTCCCTCTACGGTGGTGAGATAAGGGACGATCTATCGCCGGACGTTTTAGGATCGTCTAGATGGAAAAACGCCCTTATCAAGGCGGAGAAAAGGATAGAGGAGGAGGCATCGGAGCTTCTGGAGATATACGCTAAAAGGAGGCTCTCATCCGGTAAGGCTTTCCCCGTAGACGACGACATGATGGCCCAGTTTGAGTCTATGTTCCCTCACGTGGAGACCAGAGATCAGATGGCCGCTATAGTGGACGTAAAAAGGGATATGGAGTCCAATTTTCCTATGGATCGTCTCATCGTTGGAGACGTAGGATACGGCAAGACAGAGGTGGCCTTAAGGGCGGCTTTTAAAGCGGTTATCGGTGGATCTCAGGTCTTGGTCGTGGTCCCTACCACAGTTCTTGCTCAGCAGCATTACCGGCTCTTTCTCGGTAGAATGGCTCCTTTTGGGGTGAACGTAGAGCAGCTATCTCGATTTCTGTCCCCTCGAAAACAGGAGGAGATCGTCAAAAGGCTCTCCGAGGGAAAAGTCGACGTGGTTATCGGTACCCATCGGCTCCTTCAAAAGGACATATCGGTTCCAAAACTCGGCCTTGTCGTTGTCGACGAAGAGCACCGCTTCGGAACGGCCCATAAGGAGAGGCTCAAGAAAATTCGATCTTCCGTGGATTTTCTGGCCCTTTCGGCGACTCCTATACCTAGAAGCCTGTCTATGTCCCTAAGGGGACTCAGGGATATATCGACTATAGAGACCCCCCCCATAAACAGGCCGCCGGTTATAACCGTAACAGGTGTATGGGAGGATTCTCTGGTCCAAAAGGCCATAGCCAGAGAACTCAACAGGGGTGGACAGGTTTACCTCCTTCACAACAGGGTGGAATCTATAGGGGAAAGGGCAGGCTGGATAAAAGCTCGATTTCCCGATTTCAACGTTGAGATAGCCCACGGCCAAATGGATGGGAAACTCGAGGACGTGATGATGGCTTTCTACGAGGGGCAGGTGGATATCCTGGTATGCACCACAATCATAGAGAGTGGCCTAGACGTCGGAAGGGCTAACACCCTCATAGTGGACGACTCCAGGAGCCTGGGGCTAGCCCAAATGCACCAGCTCAGAGGGAGAATCGGCAGAAGGGAGGAAAGGGGATACGTCTTTTTTCTCTATCCCTCCAACCTGCCTCTGCCTTACAGGACAGGAGAGAGACTGGACGCCATAGGACGTCTGTCCTATCAGGGAGCTGGTTACGATATAGCCAGACAGGATCTTCTCATTCGGGGAGCCGGTGATATGCTCGGGTTCTCCCAGCACGGTCACAGAGATAGAATTGGAACGGACCTATACTACAAAAAGCTCAGGGATAAAATAGACTCCCTTAAAGGGAGGGCAAGGACGGAGGTCTCTATGGATATCCGAATTCCCCTCATGATACCTTCGGACTATATTCCCCAAAACACCGTAAGAATGGCGATGTACAGGCGAATGTTCTCCGTCCAGTCCGTTCAGGACGCCCTGAACCTGAAAGGAGAGCTGGCCGATCGATTTGGCCCTCCTCCTGATGAGGCTTTATGTCTCATATACCTGGCCCTTTTGAAGACGGAAGGGGGAAATCAGGGTATAATCCATGTCATGGTCGACGATAAAAAGACCTCTTGTCGTCTAATGGGAAAGGAAGATAGATGGATTGGCCCGGGAGGGACTAAAGGTATAGCCCTTTTATTTCGGAGGATAAAGGAGTGGTGTGATGGATAG
- a CDS encoding PhoH family protein, translating to MSRIAGAKDENIQLIEERYPVRITVRGGMVAVAGPDREPVAIVSDLLGQMSRIAEKGDKIRPSEVRYCMDMIANKGSVDMESLYDGLLCMTARGKPVRPKTIGQRAYIKAIRDNDIVFTVGPAGTGKTYLAVCEAVNMLKAGAVSRIVLVRPAVEAGESLGFLPGDLKEKVEPYLRPLYDAFFELLTPERFMRYVDKNVIEVAPLAYMRGRTLNDSFIILDEAQNTTPEQMKMFITRMGFGSKAVITGDLTQVDLPAGRKSGLFVVQDILKGIKGIDFIRLENVDVVRHEIVQRVVAAYEEYEKRTQ from the coding sequence ATGTCCCGTATTGCTGGGGCTAAAGACGAAAACATCCAGTTGATAGAGGAGAGATATCCTGTCAGGATAACCGTCAGAGGCGGTATGGTGGCTGTTGCTGGCCCCGACAGAGAGCCGGTGGCTATAGTCTCCGATCTTCTCGGCCAGATGAGCAGGATCGCCGAAAAAGGGGATAAAATAAGGCCCTCGGAGGTCCGATACTGTATGGATATGATCGCCAACAAAGGGTCGGTGGACATGGAGAGCCTTTACGACGGTCTCCTGTGTATGACTGCCCGGGGAAAGCCAGTTAGGCCCAAGACAATAGGCCAGAGAGCCTATATAAAGGCTATAAGGGACAACGATATAGTTTTTACCGTAGGCCCGGCGGGAACGGGAAAGACCTATCTTGCGGTATGTGAGGCGGTAAATATGCTAAAGGCTGGGGCTGTGAGCAGGATAGTCCTAGTTCGCCCAGCGGTTGAGGCAGGGGAGAGCCTCGGCTTTTTGCCAGGAGACCTCAAAGAAAAGGTAGAGCCATACCTTCGTCCTCTGTACGATGCTTTCTTCGAGCTTCTCACTCCAGAGAGGTTTATGAGGTATGTCGATAAAAACGTCATAGAGGTGGCCCCTCTCGCCTACATGAGAGGGCGAACCTTGAACGACAGCTTTATCATATTGGATGAAGCCCAAAATACGACTCCAGAGCAGATGAAGATGTTTATCACTCGAATGGGTTTTGGCTCTAAAGCGGTTATAACAGGGGACTTGACCCAGGTGGATCTCCCTGCAGGCAGAAAATCCGGACTTTTTGTGGTCCAGGATATCCTGAAGGGTATTAAGGGAATCGATTTTATAAGGCTGGAGAACGTAGACGTTGTGCGTCATGAGATCGTTCAAAGGGTTGTGGCAGCCTATGAAGAATACGAAAAAAGAACGCAATAA
- a CDS encoding pyruvate carboxylase subunit B, with translation MTQVVKAKAGKAKVGITETALRDAHQSLIATRLRIEDMLPVLERMDEVGYHSLEVWGGATFDTCMRFLDEDPWERLRTLRKHVKKTKLQMLLRGQNLVGYRHYADDVVKEFVKRAVGNGIDIMRVFDALNDTRNLEVAAEQVKKEGAHLQMCISYTLSPVHTNQVFVDLAAKMRDMGADSICIKDMAGLLSPVDADTLVRGIKKETELPVQIHSHYTSGLASMAYYAAIEAGADVVDCAISPFSMGTSQPATESMVAALARGKYDTGISLENLIPIADHFKTLRKKYDKIFVGLNGADTNVLIYQIPGGMYSNLVSQLRDQSAEHRLNEVLNEVPVVRKAMGYPPLVTPTSQIVGTQATLNVLVGERWKMVSKEVKNYFKGYYGKAPAEMDPEVQAKILGDEKPITCRPAEKLEPELEKAASEIRAWITQPEDVLTYVMFPAIAKDFLMKRYAKINLRDIGLDDTVEEAAYPV, from the coding sequence ATGACTCAGGTAGTAAAGGCAAAAGCTGGCAAGGCTAAGGTAGGAATCACCGAGACCGCACTCAGGGATGCCCATCAGTCTCTCATAGCGACCAGGCTCAGAATAGAGGACATGTTGCCTGTCCTCGAGCGTATGGACGAGGTCGGATATCACTCTCTGGAGGTGTGGGGAGGGGCTACTTTCGATACCTGCATGAGGTTCTTGGACGAGGACCCATGGGAGCGTCTCAGGACGCTGAGAAAGCACGTCAAAAAGACCAAACTACAGATGCTCCTCAGAGGTCAGAACCTGGTGGGATACAGACACTACGCCGATGACGTGGTTAAGGAGTTCGTGAAGAGGGCTGTCGGCAACGGGATAGACATAATGAGGGTCTTCGATGCCCTAAACGACACCAGGAACCTGGAGGTCGCCGCGGAGCAGGTTAAAAAAGAGGGTGCCCATCTTCAGATGTGCATATCCTATACCCTCTCTCCCGTCCACACCAACCAGGTTTTCGTCGACCTAGCGGCCAAGATGAGGGATATGGGGGCTGACTCCATATGCATCAAGGATATGGCAGGACTTCTGAGCCCCGTCGACGCCGATACACTGGTAAGAGGCATAAAGAAGGAGACCGAGCTTCCCGTCCAGATCCATAGCCACTACACCAGTGGCCTTGCCTCGATGGCCTATTACGCCGCTATAGAGGCCGGTGCGGACGTGGTTGACTGCGCCATATCCCCTTTCTCCATGGGAACTAGTCAGCCAGCCACCGAATCGATGGTTGCGGCCTTAGCTAGAGGGAAGTACGATACGGGGATATCCCTGGAAAACCTGATCCCTATAGCGGACCACTTTAAGACTCTTCGCAAAAAATACGATAAGATATTTGTAGGTCTCAACGGCGCTGACACAAACGTCCTCATATACCAGATACCAGGGGGAATGTACTCCAACTTAGTTAGCCAGCTTAGAGATCAGTCGGCGGAACACAGGCTTAACGAAGTCCTTAACGAGGTCCCTGTGGTCAGAAAAGCCATGGGCTATCCTCCCTTAGTCACCCCTACCAGCCAGATAGTCGGTACCCAGGCGACCTTAAACGTCCTGGTCGGTGAAAGGTGGAAGATGGTCTCCAAAGAGGTCAAAAATTACTTCAAAGGCTACTATGGCAAGGCACCGGCGGAGATGGATCCTGAAGTTCAGGCCAAGATCCTCGGTGACGAAAAGCCCATAACCTGTAGGCCTGCTGAGAAGCTGGAGCCTGAGCTGGAGAAGGCGGCCTCGGAGATAAGGGCTTGGATAACCCAGCCCGAGGATGTCCTTACCTACGTTATGTTTCCCGCTATAGCTAAGGACTTTTTGATGAAGAGATACGCAAAGATAAATCTCAGGGATATAGGCCTCGACGATACCGTCGAAGAGGCGGCTTACCCTGTGTAG
- the pth gene encoding aminoacyl-tRNA hydrolase, with protein sequence MKLIVGLGNPGIRYVQTRHNVGWMTIDGLVDRLSPGKPQERFHSQLWGPVMVEGEKLFLMKPLTFMNASGEAVREFARYHPLEPEDILVVFDEVALDTGRIRIRSKGSAGGHNGMKSIIASIGSGDISRLRIGIGPKPDIIPMVDFVLGRFREEEQPSLCEALDESVKACQMWCHRPVEEVMNKFN encoded by the coding sequence GTGAAACTGATCGTAGGTCTAGGGAACCCAGGGATAAGATATGTTCAGACCAGACATAACGTAGGATGGATGACTATAGACGGTCTAGTGGACCGTCTCTCCCCTGGAAAACCTCAGGAAAGGTTTCACTCTCAACTATGGGGACCTGTGATGGTGGAGGGGGAAAAACTCTTTCTGATGAAGCCCCTTACCTTTATGAACGCCAGCGGAGAGGCCGTCAGAGAGTTTGCCAGATATCATCCTCTCGAGCCGGAGGATATATTGGTGGTGTTCGACGAGGTAGCCCTAGACACCGGCCGTATCCGTATTAGATCGAAAGGATCTGCCGGAGGCCACAACGGAATGAAATCCATTATAGCTTCCATAGGCAGTGGGGATATATCCAGGCTTCGTATAGGTATAGGTCCTAAGCCAGATATTATCCCTATGGTCGATTTTGTTCTGGGTCGCTTCAGGGAGGAAGAACAGCCTTCGCTGTGTGAGGCCCTGGATGAGTCGGTAAAAGCCTGCCAGATGTGGTGTCATCGTCCTGTGGAAGAGGTAATGAATAAATTTAACTGA
- a CDS encoding 50S ribosomal protein L25 translates to MDFVKLNLEKREACGKEACGRLRRSGLIPAVLYGPDYKEALSLQIKTEDFMPILRGNYWNTLKFDVTLPCGTTEMCIIKDLSRNFVNDEVLHVDFYQMVKGHKITVRIPIEIVGKDVCAGVKAGGKFAQYANEVEISVLPREIPDSVVLDVSNLAAGTVVSFSDLDLPESAEISKGFSGSVAEVTGVKAGE, encoded by the coding sequence ATGGATTTTGTAAAACTGAACCTTGAAAAGAGAGAGGCCTGTGGAAAAGAGGCCTGTGGCAGGCTCCGCCGTTCCGGTTTAATACCTGCGGTGCTCTACGGACCGGACTATAAAGAGGCCCTCAGCCTTCAGATAAAGACCGAGGACTTTATGCCTATCCTCAGGGGAAACTACTGGAATACCCTTAAGTTCGACGTGACCCTTCCCTGTGGCACCACCGAGATGTGCATCATAAAGGATCTCAGCAGAAACTTCGTAAACGATGAGGTCCTTCACGTAGACTTCTATCAGATGGTAAAAGGGCACAAGATCACCGTCCGTATCCCTATAGAGATAGTCGGTAAAGACGTATGTGCTGGCGTTAAGGCCGGTGGTAAGTTTGCCCAGTACGCAAACGAGGTAGAGATCTCCGTTCTTCCCAGGGAGATCCCTGACAGCGTCGTACTCGATGTATCCAACCTCGCTGCAGGTACGGTGGTTTCCTTTAGCGATCTTGATCTTCCTGAGAGTGCGGAGATCTCCAAAGGCTTCTCCGGCTCTGTGGCAGAGGTTACCGGAGTAAAGGCTGGAGAGTAG
- a CDS encoding ribose-phosphate pyrophosphokinase: MTTNSRKIVVMSGTAHKEFAEKICAELKLPLGRVNHFRFSDGEIGLSIEESVRGADVFVVQPTSNPVNENLIELLIMVDALKRASAYRINLVIPYFGYARQDRKTKPRDPISAKLVANLLESTGAHRVITADLHAGQIQGFFDIPVDHLMGVPLLASHFKKTLAKELDNKEVIVVAPDVGGVVRARKFAVMLNSDLAIVDKRRSHEVANYCEVMAIIGDVKDEIAILVDDIIDTAGTIVNAAKALKDRGARQVYCCATHGILSGPAMERLDSDAVDGVILTDSIKLPQERKLDKIVQLSIAPLFAEAIRRVHNDSSVSSLFD, translated from the coding sequence ATGACGACAAATAGCAGAAAAATAGTGGTTATGTCCGGTACGGCACATAAGGAGTTTGCGGAAAAGATATGTGCTGAACTAAAACTTCCCCTAGGGAGGGTAAACCATTTCAGGTTTTCCGACGGAGAGATAGGTCTATCCATCGAGGAAAGCGTAAGAGGAGCAGACGTATTTGTAGTTCAGCCTACCAGTAACCCTGTAAATGAAAATTTAATAGAACTGCTCATAATGGTAGATGCCCTTAAAAGGGCCTCTGCCTACCGTATAAACCTGGTTATACCCTACTTTGGATATGCAAGGCAGGACAGAAAGACCAAGCCTAGAGACCCTATCTCCGCTAAACTGGTGGCCAATCTTCTGGAGAGCACCGGTGCTCACAGGGTCATAACCGCCGACTTGCACGCCGGTCAGATTCAGGGATTTTTCGATATTCCTGTTGATCACCTTATGGGTGTTCCTCTTCTAGCCTCCCATTTCAAAAAGACCTTAGCTAAAGAGCTGGACAACAAAGAAGTTATTGTCGTCGCTCCCGATGTAGGAGGAGTGGTCAGGGCCAGAAAATTTGCCGTTATGCTAAACTCGGATCTGGCTATAGTGGACAAGAGGAGATCCCACGAGGTTGCCAACTACTGCGAGGTTATGGCTATAATAGGGGACGTGAAAGACGAGATAGCCATACTGGTCGACGATATAATAGATACCGCTGGCACAATCGTCAACGCAGCTAAGGCTTTGAAGGACAGAGGGGCAAGACAGGTTTACTGCTGTGCTACTCACGGAATACTCTCCGGTCCCGCTATGGAGAGGCTTGATTCCGATGCGGTGGACGGAGTTATTCTGACCGACAGTATAAAGTTGCCTCAGGAGCGAAAGTTGGATAAAATTGTCCAGTTGTCCATAGCCCCTCTTTTCGCTGAAGCGATCAGAAGGGTCCACAACGATAGTTCTGTCAGCAGTCTATTTGACTAG
- a CDS encoding NifU family protein, with protein sequence MNVMDSINQLVESRIRPALQSHGGDIAVVSFDEETGVLSASLQGACGTCPFAQETLRMQVEAVLKEQIPQVVSVVRV encoded by the coding sequence ATGAACGTTATGGATAGCATAAATCAGCTGGTGGAGTCCAGAATCAGGCCTGCGCTGCAAAGTCACGGTGGAGATATAGCGGTGGTATCCTTCGATGAGGAGACTGGAGTCCTCTCCGCCTCCCTTCAAGGGGCCTGTGGGACGTGCCCTTTTGCTCAGGAGACCTTGAGGATGCAGGTAGAGGCTGTTCTAAAAGAGCAGATCCCTCAGGTAGTCTCAGTCGTCCGAGTTTAG